The Candidatus Krumholzibacteriota bacterium DNA segment GAGTCTCGTCGCCGAGGCGCGCGAGATCGCCGTCCGCGACGGGTTCGAGGCCCAGGTCAAGGCCGTCATCCAGGCCCTCTCCGACGGGCCGGAGAACGGCGATGCGGTCAACGCCTTTCCCGGTGAGGCGGCGATCATCCAGGTCTTCTGGGTGGAGGACGAACAGACCGTATACCTCGATTTCAACGCCGAACTCGTGTCCGGCCACCCGGGAGGATCGACGGGGGAGTACTTCACGATCGCGATGATCCTTCGCACGATCGGCGAGAACTTTCCCGCGGTGCGGCGCGTGCAGCTGCTCATCGAGGGTTCCCCGGTCGAGACGATCGCCGGCCACTACGACGTCGGCGAGCCCCTCGACATCCTGAAGTGGCGGTAAGGCGTTGCGCGGGGCGCGCCGGCGCCGCCGGACAACCCGACGGAAAGCAAGCAAACGATGACTGAACGGGAAAAGGCGATCGGCGTGTTCGACTCGGGCGTCGGCGGGCTCACCGTCGTCCGCGAACTGCTCGAGCGCCTGCCCGCCGAGGACATCATCTACTTCGGCGACTCGGCCCGCGTCCCCTACGGGACGAAGAGCCCCGAGACGGTGCTGCGCTTCTCACGGCAGAACCTCGCCTTCCTCGAGAGCAAGCACGTGAAGCTCATCGTCGTCGCCTGCAACACCGCCTCCTCCCTCGCGCTCCCGGCGCTCGCCGCCGAGGAGGAGATGCCGCTCGTCGGCGTGCTCCTTCCCGGCGCCCGCGCGGCGGCGCGCGAGACGCGCAACCGGCGCGTCGCCGTCATCGGGACGACGGCCACGATCGGCTCGGGGGCCTACGAACGGGCGATCCACGATATCGACCCCTCGATCGAGATCTGGTCGGGAGCCTGTCCGCTCTTCGTTCCCCTCGTCGAGGAGGGGTGGCTAAACGACGAGGTCACCCGCCTCGCGGCGGCGCGCTACCTCGAGCCGGTGCGCGGCTTCGGAGCCGACACGATCGTGCTCGGCTGCACGCACTACCCGCTGCTCGAAAACGTCATCGCCGAAACGGCCGGCCCCGGCGTGGTCCTCGTCGATTCGGCCCGGGAGACGGCGATCGAGGTGGAACGGCTCCTCGGCGAG contains these protein-coding regions:
- a CDS encoding GerMN domain-containing protein; its protein translation is MNIGRTIAIVLVILAIVVAGLVFLERRTKPGRGEAPGGIQVVPEETRTVTLYYPDRQAGSLVAEAREIAVRDGFEAQVKAVIQALSDGPENGDAVNAFPGEAAIIQVFWVEDEQTVYLDFNAELVSGHPGGSTGEYFTIAMILRTIGENFPAVRRVQLLIEGSPVETIAGHYDVGEPLDILKWR
- a CDS encoding glutamate racemase, which codes for MTEREKAIGVFDSGVGGLTVVRELLERLPAEDIIYFGDSARVPYGTKSPETVLRFSRQNLAFLESKHVKLIVVACNTASSLALPALAAEEEMPLVGVLLPGARAAARETRNRRVAVIGTTATIGSGAYERAIHDIDPSIEIWSGACPLFVPLVEEGWLNDEVTRLAAARYLEPVRGFGADTIVLGCTHYPLLENVIAETAGPGVVLVDSARETAIEVERLLGERKLKTPSEARRRLEIYVSDLPAQFRDVAERFLGRPLELVERVDF